Proteins from one Bactrocera neohumeralis isolate Rockhampton chromosome 3, APGP_CSIRO_Bneo_wtdbg2-racon-allhic-juicebox.fasta_v2, whole genome shotgun sequence genomic window:
- the LOC126752599 gene encoding protein anon-37Cs produces MRYIRCVGRKLHGTNLVNNTFKTTYPTNILNKPRNEVAVVVIGAGLAGLSAANHLIKNGFKQTIVLEATDRYGGRIISKQFGDAYCELGAKFVPINAKDDTVYNILQSMRGLPKKVIPNKDKLYINAFGEKVDRKLPELIDRLYKRLCSHIQLDEKYRTGAMDDLNNLHTYFQAEKSRLITSVFNGDERKTANEIFNSLIKEFGSLLGCSLEYVNIEHITKLKNGVNFGNYIYIPTGLDNILHVLTKNLCNTQLRIGKPVGEINWYIPPEIGGKRVACLDGDVFRADHIICTVPLGVLKIFSENMFRPSLPSNKINSIKKLGFGSPVKIYFEYEGNIDSWLKSSLRPLWQADGTNSDMTWTKQVVEISKLPKSNRVVEVIIGGEFYEKIEKLPDMEVLTEITNLLRTLLKNQNIPYPSTILRSNWSSLACYLGGRPYFSTGSTINDVLTLAEPVGPMSSLLFAGDATIVEGFGTVDGAHKSGIREAQRIIDHYKKHEAV; encoded by the exons ATGAGATA CATTCGTTGTGTTGGACGAAAACTACATGGCACAAACCTAGTTAATAATACGTTCAAAACCACATATCCAACAAACATTTTGAATAAACCCAGAAATGAGGTAGCCGTAGTCGTTATTGGCGCAGGACTTGCCGGTCTGTCAGCTGCgaatcatttaattaaaaatggtttcaAACAAACAATAGTACTGGAGGCTACTGATCGTTATGGTGGACGTATAATTTCCAAGCAATTCGGTGATGCTTATTGCGAATTGGGCGCGAAATTTGTGCCCATAAACGCAAAAGATGATACGGTCTACAACATACTGCAAAGCATGAGAGGGCTACCGAAAAAAGTAATACCAAACAAAgacaaattgtatataaatgcatttgGAGAAAAAGTTGATCGGAAACTACCCGAGTTAATAGATAGACTCTACAAGCGGCTTTGTTCACATATACAGTTGGATGAAAAATACAGAACTGGCGCAATGGATGACTTAAAtaatttacacacatattttcaAGCTGAAAAATCAAGATTAATAACATCGGTTTTTAATGGAGACGAACGGAAAACtgcaaatgaaatattcaattcaCTAATCAAAGAGTTTGGCAGCCTTTTAGGTTGCTCGCTGGAATATGTTAATATTGAACATATAACAAAGTTGAAAAATGGTGTCAATTTTGGCAACTACATTTACATACCTACTGGCTTAGACAACATATTACATGTCTTAACGAAAAATCTCTGCAATACGCAGTTAAGGATTGGCAAGCCGGTTGGTGAAATCAATTGGTATATACCGCCAGAAATTGGTGGAAAACGTGTTGCTTGCTTAGATGGTGATGTATTTCGCGCAGATCACATAATTTGCACAGTGCCATTGGGTGTACTTAAAATCTTTTCTGAAAATATGTTCAGACCGTCATTAccaagcaacaaaataaattccataaaaaaactTGGGTTTGGAAGTccagtaaaaatttattttgaatacgAGGGAAATATAGACAGCTGGCTGAAGAGTAGTTTGCGGCCATTATGGCAAGCTGATGGTACTAATTCAGATATGACATGGACGAAACAAGTTGTCGAGATATCGAAATTACCAAAAAGCAATAGAGTGGTAGAAGTAATTATTGGTGgtgaattttacgaaaaaattgagaaattacCAGATATGGAAGTGCTAACCGAAATTACAAATCTATTGCGTACACtgttgaaaaatcaaaatattcctTATCCTTCTACGATCTTGCGTTCTAATTGGAGTTCACTGGCATGCTATTTGGGTGGTCGTCCTTATTTTTCCACTGGTAGCACAATAAATGACGTTTTAACACTGGCCGAGCCGGTGGGACCCATGTCAAGTCTACTTTTTGCTGGCGATGCAACCATAGTAGAAGGCTTTGGTACTGTAGATGGTGCGCATAAGAGTGGCATTAGAGAGGCGCAACGCATAATCGATCACTACAAAAAACACGAGGCTGTTTAA